One window from the genome of Amaranthus tricolor cultivar Red isolate AtriRed21 chromosome 9, ASM2621246v1, whole genome shotgun sequence encodes:
- the LOC130824069 gene encoding nudix hydrolase 20, chloroplastic-like, with protein MACKTFSLTNHLTHSFQFLSKLPPTSSINQIHFANCSTSNFSNRLNSTALSTNSFTWDDVIQIGQSEPDLSDLTGFFDKVTACNRNLEKLNEFVPFVVEQQVVGYVHNKFSEHLRRFQDVFSFPQDVVNTSHFNWCISLHPALKSYEDRTSAVADVINSLGEKLIPGIRNELYPVTSCFGTQAFFSLERAAAPYFGIKAYGVHMNGYVETEDQKFLWIGKRSQTKATFPGMLDHLVAGGLPYGIPCGENMMKESAEEAGIPESLSKRIKPVGAISYMDINGDRLQRDVLFCYDLKLPEDFVPKNLDGEVESFRLIPVPDVANVIKKSQFFKSNCTLVIIDFLVRHGYICPESAGYLKLLQSLKSGDCS; from the exons ATGGCCTGTAAAACCTTCTCTTTAACCAACCACCTAACCCACTCATTTCAATTCCTCTCCAAACttccaccaacttcatcaataAATCAAATTCACTTTGCGAACTGTTCAACTTCAAACTTCTCTAATAGGCTAAATTCGACTGCACTATCAACCAATAGCTTCACTTGGGATGATGTTATTCAAATTGGGCAGTCAGAACCCGACCTATCTGACCTTACCGGTTTCTTTGATAAAGTTACTGCCTGTAATCGAAATCTG GAAAAATTGAATGAGTTCGTCCCCTTTGTTGTTGAACAACAGGTTGTTGGCTATGTACATAATAA ATTTTCTGAGCATTTGAGGAGGTTCCAAGATGTATTCTCATTCCCACAAGATGTTGTGAATACTAGTCATTTCAATTGGTGTATAAGTCTGCATCCAGCACTTAAATCGTACGAAGATCGGACTTCTGCAGTTGCAGATGTAATCAACAGCCTGGGGGAAAAACTGATTCCAGGTATTAGGAATGAG CTCTACCCTGTTACGTCATGCTTTGGGACACAAGCTTTCTTCTCACTAGAACGTGCTGCCGCTCCTTATTTTGGAATAAAG GCATATGGAGTTCACATGAATGGCTATGTTGAAACAGAGGATCAGAAATTTCTTTGGATCGGAAAAAGAAGTCAAACGAAGGCCACCTTTCCAGGGATGCTTGATCATCTTGTTGCTGGAGGATTG CCTTATGGGATTCCTTGTGGTGAGAATATGATGAAAGAGTCTGCGGAGGAAGCAGGCATTCCCGAGTCCCTCTCCAAGAG AATCAAACCTGTTGGGGCTATCTCTTACATGGATATCAATGGAGATAGACTTCAGAGAGATGTTCTTTTCTGTTATGATCTGAAGCTTCCAGAAGATTTTGTTCCCAAAAATCTCG ATGGTGAGGTGGAGAGCTTCAGGTTAATTCCTGTTCCAGATGTAGCAAATGTGATCAAGAAAAGCCAGTTTTTCAAGTCAAATTGCACTCTTGTCATCATTGACTTCCTTGTCCGGCATGG ATATATTTGTCCTGAATCTGCTGGATACTTGAAGCTTCTTCAGAGTTTAAAGAGTGGAGACTGCTCCTAA